Genomic segment of Paenibacillus polymyxa:
ATCTGCAAATTACATGTACGGAGGAAGGGTATACATTGGGCGACGACTTTACGGCAGGCGAGTATTGTCTGTCATATATTCAACCTAGCCCATGGTCTGCAACCCAGCAAATGCTTGTTGTAGCGACCAATTCACCCCGTATACTGGGTAAAAACCTATTTATGCGCAGACTAATTATGCCTGGATATTTTAATGGTCTACACCCGTATTTAAATAAAGAGATCATTGTGTATGATAGCAAGGGAGTGCGTGCTCTTAACTTCACTTCCATTAGACATGCGCAGCAAAAACTGCAAGGCCAATAAAAAAGATAATAATGTTATAATAATCTATAATTAAAAAAAACCGTCTGGAGGCTGGTCAAGCCCCCATTTTATAGACACTGAAAAAAGCCCCTAGGCTATAAGCTGCTTCCGATACTCTTTCGGAGGCAGCTTATTTAACTTTCGTTGTGGTCGACATTGGTTGTAAAATTGGATATATTCTTTTATTCTCCTTTGTACCTCATCCATATTTCGGATATCATAGGGGTAGAGCCCTTCCGTTTTGAGATGCGAGAAGAAGCTCTCCATCGAGGCATTATCATAACAATTGCCTCGGCGAGACATGCTGATTCGGGCGCCAACCTTTGGCAGCATGTCATGGTACGCATGGGACGTGTACTGGAATCCCTGGTCGCTGTGAACGATGAGGCCAGTCACGTCTTTTTGCTGTTTCCAGGCTTGTCGAAACGTCTGTAAAACCAGTTCGTTATCATTTCTATGGCTCATCTGGTACGCGATAATTTCGTTATTGAACAAGTCTTTAATCGCAGACAGATATAGCCAGCAATCACCCACTCGATATTGCGTGATATCTGTGACCCATTTTTGATTTGGTTTGTCAGCCTTGAAATCCTGTTTTAGCGGATTTTTCGCCACACGACCTTCCGTAGAAGAAGCATAATTGCAGCGATGCTTCCGACGAATTTGTGAGCGGATTCCCAAGACCTGCATGAGCCGAAGTACCTTTTTATGATTCATCCAGACTCCATGATCGTGCTGCAAAAATAGTTGGATTTGACGGTAGCCGTAGACTCCGTTATACTGCTCATACACTTTCTTCACAAGTGCTTTCGCGTCCCGATCTCGATCTGTTTCTCTCCGTTTTAAGAAGGCGTAATATCCACTTCTAGAGACCTTAAACAGCTTACAGAGTTCGCTAACTGGATACTCTTTAGCGGCCTTCTCAATCGTTACATACTTGTGCGCCTCATCTCCTGCATCCAGATTTCCAAACACTTTTTTAGCATATCATTTTCCCGTTTTAACTTTTGGACGTACCTGTCCTGGTCCATATATTCCTTCCGTCGTTCTCGTTGGTCCATAAGTCCGAATTCACCGAGTTCCTTGTACTTCCGCATCCATTCTTTCAACCGATGTCGATCTGCAATACCGAACTTCTCCATGAGTTTACGATATGTCCAACCTTCTTCGATATGAAGCCGTATGGCCTCTACTTTGGTTTCAAACGTATACTCTTTAAACTTCTGTCCTTTTTTCGCTGGCATAAAAATGCACCCCCTAGAAATTCATCGGATAAACCAGGGGGTTATTCCAATGTCTATTCTAAGGGGTGCACTTCAGGCACGTTGGCGATCCTGACGGTTTTTTGCTGGTTCATTGCAGTGATTTGTGATCGAGATGACGTCATATAAAGAAGGGTATTGTGGCAGCTTAGCTTTTATATTGCTCCATCAGGTACATGATCTTTACTTCATCGGCCAAATCTCCAAAGGGTTCTAACGGATTCTCTTGAATGATATGATATAAACGCTGGACTCGTTCCTTTGGCAGTTTGCGTACATATCTGGAAATGAAAGCGGCATGGGTGACTACGTAGCGCTTTTTACGGACAGCTGCACTGGCTACGCGGACGAGAATATCTTCGCCCCCTGCCAATTCCAGAATACGGCGCTCATAAAAGACTACGTATCGGAATGTCCGGTCCTTGATCAGCTCACGATTGAGTCTGGCAATCTCTCCGATATATCTGACCATAAGCGGCTCGAAGCTCTTGATCAGGAGGGGATCGAGCGTTAATTCCATGTCTTTGCGGAGAACGAAAGATTGCAGCAGGGCGACCTGCTGGAGCCTTATCCGATCATTGTGAATGAGTACAGCCATCTCACGCAGCATTTCATAGGAGACACGCTCACTGAGTTGCCGCAGGGCAACCGCGTTTTTATGATTAATGTTTAGTCCTTCCTGGATCTGCTCTATACGACCTCTGAACAGACGTATAAGCTGCCTACGCTGTTCATAAGGATAAATACCCTGCTGTAGAAGCACTAAGGGCAGCAGAAGAAGCGCACCGACGATACCGCACAAAAGCATTTGTTGCGGTGAGTGGCCGAAAAAGACAGTAGCGGCCAGCAATATGACACTGACAGCAAGGTCTTTACGAAAATAACGTTTGGCTCTGAGTCTGGCATATTGCTCTACAGGAACTAGTGTATCCCGACCACATGATGTGCACTTTTCTTCCCAAAGGGCGGTAAATTGCCCACAACGCTTGCAGACTCTTAGCTTTTGGAAGGCGTGCTCTGTGCGGGTAAATGGGCGAAATTGTACAGCTTGTTTGGAACTATTCATTGCGTTCACTTCTCCGGTTCAGCAGTGCTAGAAGCTCGGTGTCGATTTGTGTAATCGACGGGGCCCGTTTTTTATGTATATAGTAAATTAGTGATTTGATGGCGACAAAAAGAAACATAATCGCCAGACATCCGTATGAGATCATAGTGTACTTCCTCTTTCTACTTGGATTTTTATTTCAATATTTTACATGGGCGGGTTTCGCTACTGTCATTTTTGTCGTATAAAGGAGAAGGCTGGTGCCCGATTGCCCTTGTTGGGGTATAATTATATCATTACTGCAGGATATTGGTAAAATCACGCGGTATAACAGGCTTTTTGGTTGGATTCAGACCATTCGGGCAGTATTTTCAGCTGGCGCTCATGTAAAACTCATTATAATTTAATAGTAGGGGAGTACAACTGTAATTTAGAATGAGAATTAACTGGCAAAGGGGTACAAGCGATGTTTAGTAGAGACAGAAAATGGTTTTTGGTCATCGGAATCATATGTACAATGATCATGACCTCGATTTTGGCATGGCAGCCACAGATGGCGAATGCCGCTTCACCCTCTGCTTCTAAGGTGGATGCGGTGCTGGTCGTCGATGTAAGTAATTCGATGAACACCAGTGATCCTGGGAAAATTGGCAATGAAGCCATGAAAATGTTCATTGATATGCTGTCGACCCAAAATGACAAAGTCGGGATTGTAGCATATACGGATGTCGTACAGCGCGAGAAAGCCTTGCTTAATATTACATCCGAAGCGGATAAGCAGGAACTGAAGACGTTTATTGACGGACTGAACCGGGGGGCGTATACTGACACCTCCGTGGGTGTCAAGGAAGCGATCCGCATTTTGCAAGATGGTAAAACAGCTGGACATGCGCCTATGATCGTCATGCTGGCCGACGGTAACAACGATTTTAATAAGACGACAGGCAGAACCGAAAGCCAATCCGATCAGGATATGGCACAGGCTGTAGCTGAGGCTAAGAATAGCGGCGTTCCAATCTACACCATCGGCTTGAATGCAGATGGAAAGCTGAATAAAAACAAGCTCGCCGACATAGCGCAGCAAACGGGCGGCAAATCTTTTATTACAAGCTCAGCGGATGACCTGCCGAAGATTTTGAGTGAAATTTTCGCCAGCAATTTGAAGTTGAAAGTGGTGCCTTTGCAGTCCATTACGGCAAACGGCGACTATCAGGATGTAACGGTAACCGTACCGAACGATAGTGTGCTGGAGGCTAACATTTCGATCATGTCCTCAAAACCGGTGGATGCGAGACTGATAGACCCGTCGGGCAACACCAAGCCAATTCCTTCGAGCGATGTGCTGCTGTCCAAGTCCAAAAGCTACTCGCTGATTAAACTGCTTAAGCCTGTGGCTGGTGACTGGAAGCTCCAAGTCAAGGGAGTCCAGCAGGATCAGATTGATATTAATCTGGTGTTTAACTATGATCTGGAGCTGAAAATGGACGCACCGTCAGCCAAATCATACAAAAAAGGCGATGCAGTTCAAATTCGTTCCTACCTGACAAGCAATAGCCAGCAGCTCCAGGATCAGGAATTATATGCGAATATGAATGCTGTTCTGAAGGTCAAGGATCTGGATTCCGGTACAACGAATGAGGTGCCGTTAACCAATGCAGGGGATTCTTTTACCGGTTCCTATACGATTCCAGATGAGCATGACTACGAACTAACCGTTAGAGCAGAGGAGAAGAGCTTTTACCGTGAAACACAGCCTGTAACCATCAGTGCTAAAGCAGGGGCGACGAGCGGTACGAATACGGGCACGACGCAGCCAACAACACCTGCTGAAAAGTCCAAGTTAATGCCACTCATTCTTTTAGGGCTGGGACTGCTCGTTCTGCTGGTTGCCGCGTATTTCATCTGGAAGGCTGTCAAAAAGGCCAACCGTGGCTTTGTCGGTCAAATCGTACTGGAAATCCGGGATGAGAACACCGGCGAAAAAACGTATCCGCAATACAAGAAGCTGAACACCTTCCGGGGCAAATTTAATCTGCACCAGTTGCTGCAACTGGCACCGGAATTTGCTGGAACCGACAAGGTCGTGTTCACACCAGCCAATCAGGATCGTATTATTGTGCGCAGTACCCCCGAGATTACGATTGAAAAATCCGGACGGGCTGTAGACACAGGCAACGGTCTTGAACTAAAAAATGGTGATCGTCTGACGATCCCGTTAGCCAGTGTGGACAAAACCATTTTACTGGAGTTTATTTCAGTAAACAGCTAAACGAACCCTTAGGAGGTCATATCTATGAAACCAGTAGTTAGAGAGCATATCCAACAATTAGACGTATCACTCGGCGGAGGGATCGTAAGCGATAAGATCAGAGTTGATACAATTGATAATCCTATTTTAATTATCGGACTCGGAGGTACGGGGATTGATGCCCTTCTCCGCTTGAAATATCAAATTAACCGTAGATTCAAGCTTCCAGCAGATCCGATTTCCAAGAAAAAGAGCGATAAACCGGACAATGTGGAATTTCTCGCTTTTGAAACGAATGAACAAGATCGCAACAAAAAATACAAGGGGATTGGTTTGGACCCTATCAATGAGTTTGTATTGCTGTCCAATGCGGAAATCGGTGGATTGCTGCAAAACCGCAGCATTCTTGAGCCGTACATTACCGATTGGCTGTCTCCCGAACTAAGCATTACCGATGGTATGAATGGTGCGGCAGGGGTGCGGCAGGCAGGACGATTGCTGCTGTTCACCAAAATCAATCAGGTCGTACAAAGCATTGACAAAAAAATCAAAACCCTGTCTGAAGGCACCAACAAGAAGCTTATGGTGTTCCTGCTGTCCGGTTTGTCCGGCGGTACAGGAAGCGGTACCTTCCTCGATATTTCATATATCGTCCGAGGAATTATTGAGCGCGACTATGGCTCTGCAGGCGTAGACCGTGTAAATACATTAGGTTATCTGTTTACACCAGATATTAATTTGGCGAACAAAAGCCTGAGCGAGCATACCCGTGAATATATTAAAAAGAACGGCTATGCTGCACTGAAAGAACTGGACTATTGGATGAATGTAGATAGCCGTGGTGAACGTTTTAAGCAGCAGTACGGCAACATTTTGACCGTGAACTCGCCGCTTCCACCGTTTAATCTGTGCCACCTCATTTCGGCCACGAATACGGAAGGCAAGCTGTTGGAAAATGCTTATGATTACTGCATGAATGTCACCGCTGAGAACATCACTAACTTTATGGCGAGTGAGGAAAAACAGTCGGGCGAAGAGTTTGCCATTCATGACTATATCAGCAATATCCGTACCAACATCGCACAAATGAATAAGGCGTATCCGGCAAACTACGATTACAATATTATCGGGGCTTCCTCGGCGGTACTGCCAATGGAGGAAATGACGACATATCTGGCCTATCGAATGTTTGGCAAAATGTCCAAAATGTTCGAGCAATCGCCAAATCAAGAGGATGTAGAGAAGTTTGCCCGCAAGCTGGGCGTGGATCTGGATAGCATGATCAAAAACTTTGAATCCCGTGTACCTGAGCCACTTCCGGGCTTTGAAAACAGTGAACGGTTAAGTTATAGCAATGTCGTTAAAATGCAAGTGGTCAATATGGATACCGAGCTGGAGCAAACGTTCCTGACGCGTGCTCGTGAAGAGTATATCAAAGCGAAGAAGCAGCTTCCTGGGGAAATTACAGGACAGTTTACGGATCAAATTCGCCGGATGTTTCTCCATCCTGAGCAAGGGCCGTTTTATGTATCCCGCATGATTTATACTGAAAAAGGATTTAGCTTGCTGAAAATGCTGCTTTCATATGTTGAGACGTTGCGTGAATCACTGCACCGTATTCCAACGGACATTGAATGGGCACGTGAGCAGGCGAACGAAAAGCTGGGCGATGCCAAGAGCGCGTTTGTGTCTAAGGATAAAAAGAAAAATGCGTACATCGAAGCGAAAATTAATGAGTATTGGCTGCGGGCTGATGTGGAACGTACAGAGCAGCTCATTGAGTTTTATGAAGACCTGTATGACCTGTTGAACAAGGAAAATAGCCGCATTTATAATGTATTTACTGAAATTTTGAACGCGCTGAGCGCAATTTTCGAGAAGAATGGCGATCTGCTGATTAACGGCGAGGAACAGTCCGATCACAAAGGTAACAAAACGTACTATTGGAATCTGGTAAGTGTACCGGATATTTCTGAAGTTGTGACCAAGCTGCTGGATAACCGAAACGGTGATGATTTGATTCGTGATTTTGCCCAAGAATTGCTCGAAAATTCAGACCAATGGGTGAAGGATCAGGATATGGACATCATCAGCTCAATCTCCAATTTCTTGACTGATAAGTTCGGTGATCTCATTACCCGTTCCATGGAAGATTTCCTCGTCATGAAATACGGGCAAGATGAAGCCATTGAAAAATTTGTGGAGCGCTACATTGCGAGCAAACTGGATGAGGAAGCTGTACCTGTGTTTCATCTGAGCAATAGCTCTGGCAACTTGTACTTCCCATCATGGGGATTCGTTTCAGTACCTGTACAGTCACCTAATATCCTGAAAGGCGTTCGCAATTATCAAAATAATGCAATTGGCAAATCACACTTTACTATTAAAGAGAGTGAAGTTCGTAACCGGATTTTCTGGCTTAATACGCGTAATGGTGTTCCTCTGTTTGTATATACGCCGCTCAAAGTGTATGAAGAAAGCTATGAAAAAACGATTCTTGACCGCGAAGGTATTGGCCGCCATCTGGTACAAACAGGTCAGAACAACTGGACTAATCTGCCGTCGCCGATTCCTGAAAAGTCATGGGGCGAAACTTACGTCAATTCGCGTGTGCAAGCTTACAATGCCCGCATTCGTAATGACTTTGACCGTGCCAAGTCACTTGGCGTGATTCGGGAAAAGGATGTCGATCAAAATACGAGCAGCCGCTTCACTGTAATCCGTTCACATGCGCTAGATCTGAATGCGATGCTGGCAGGCTACGATATGCGCTTGCAGGAATCCAAGCCGAATTTGGGTGAGGTGAAAAGAGCATGGTCTGAGTTGAAGCGTCTGCTGGCTGAAGGGCTGGAGCAGGCCGGAAGCAAGGACATCTTTGGCAGCATCAATGAAGAGATGGCGAAGGAAAACCTGATCCGTTCACCAGAGTTAACACAGGTGGTTCGTGAAGAACTAGCGAAATATACACAAATTGAAGCGAAAGCCACTGAACTGGAAGCTTTGCTGGGCAAATATCAGGATGAAGAAAAATGGCTGGATCAGTTCATTCAGGCTCTCTATACAGACACGATTACGAAAAAAGGCGCTTTGTACGTCTATGACCGTGACGAAGAGGAAGAGGCTTGGGAGCCGTTTGCGAACGTCATGAAGAGCCGCAATTATGTGGAGTTTGAAGTGTTTACAAACTTCCGTGGTTTGGAAGAAAAGAAATTTGCAGCTCTAATGCGTAAGGCCGATCGCCGTGATGCTGTATTGACTTCATCGGAGGATATTACACCACTGCTGTCGAAGCTGGATGAACTGGCTGCAACTTACACAGAGGCCCGCAATCAATTGGAATATGAAAAGGTGGAGCTGGCTAACGGAGCAGAACTATATGCATTTTATGCTCAAATGGCTGGAAAATTAAACGACATCCGCAGAAAGTTGAAATAAAGTATGAGAGAGCAGCTGTTACGTTATGCGGCTGACTATGCAGCCGCAGAGGATCAATTAATCGGAAGCGGGGATGGACGTAGCAGCATCCATTTCCCGTCCGTGTTTCTTTTTATCGGTGATCGCATGAACCCGGTGATGAACACCATTGCAGATATCAACCGGACCAAGTGGGATAACAGCACGGGAGTAACGTATATTCAGATCCGCTCGCAGGAAGAACATGCGGCTGTAGATCGTTCGGTGGATGCTATTGTGCATACGATAGCGGTACCGGAGGAAAGTGGCCACCAAACGATACGCCGTGACTTGCACCAGGCTTTTTATACACATGAATCGCAGCTAATTGAGCTTAACACCGCGTTGCGCCGGGCTAGTGGACATCTGGCAGATTACGGTCGGTTGTATTCTTCGTTCGAGCGTGTCCATTTGTCGATTTTGACGACAGCGGATGACCCCATGAACGTATTAATCCCTGAGATTACGCTGTTGGCGGAGTATATTTTTGCACAGTCTTTTAAATCGGTACAAATGGATCTGTATGTGTTGGTGAATGAAAGCGATCAGGCTGTCCAATTCGGCTACAGTAGTGCAACGTCCGTTGCTTTCATGCGGGAGCTGGACTATATCCAGAGTCCAGAGTATACGTTTACAGCACCGCTTCATATGACCGAGGACAAATTGACCATTCCAGTATCCCATGCTCCATCACCGTTGTTCGACCTCGTCTATGTGCTGTCCGACAAGAACGAACGCGGCGTAACGGTGCCGAATAGCCTGCGAGAAAGCTGTGACATCATTTGCCATATTCAGCTTCTTAAAAATCGCTATCAGGCAGGAGATTCCTATCGGTCACAGGATGGGGGGTACAACAATACATCGTTTAAAAACAACATCATGACGGAATCCGGGCGGCAGGGTTATGTGTCGGCTGGATTTTCCCGAGTCAACCGCCCTAACCAGTCAATCGCACTTACGGTGCTGTATCACTTTTATGTGAAGCTGTTAGAGCGTATGAGAACAGAGCAGGAGTGGGACATACGCGATAAGCTGAATTATTTTGGGTTAGATGCTGCTGAGCGCGGTCGCACGCGAAATGATCTCGTTCCTGGTAATGAAGCGATCACGGACATGAGCGCACTGATGACCAGCGGAGCCAGCTACGGTTCGTTGAAGCGAATGACATTACGTGAGGCGGAGGAAGCCTTGTTTGGTCAGGGCTGCGAAGCCTTTTTCCGCGATAACTGTGAACGGCTTGTCCACAAACGGTTGGGAGATTTTCAGGCGGAATCAGGTCTGCAGTCGGCTGTGAATGCAGCTGCCAAGGAATATCCTGAAATCGGCTTATTCGAGTTGACAGACTGGACGGATGAAAATAAAACAGGGAATGTGCTTACAGCCATTCGTGGACTGATTCGGGATACGTCCAATGACTTGCAGATTAGTGCCGCTGAACTGGACACCCTGTATAGCGGGCGAGTGGAAGACCAACCTTTTCAACGATTGCCACTCATGGATAAGCATAATGTTCGAAGCTTGATTCGTTACCTGACCGAGACGGTTTACGGGCACAAACTGCACATGCTGCGAATTCAAGCCGATTTGGAGCTGCTTCGCCGCTATGAACTGGCACTAGAAAAATGGCATGCACAAGCGAAGCATATTACAGTACAGCTTTCCAGCCTGGAGCGTGAACTGCATCAAGCTGCAACGGACAGTATCCGGCAGGCCGATAGTTACACAGGTCAGAACCTGTTCGAGTATTACGAGCGTGTGACGGAGGATGTCATGCGTGAGCTGGAAAGCAAGCGGGGAAAATCTATATTTTTTGATACCCGGCATATGGGGCCTGTATCCGGATTGCTGGACGGGGGCCTGTCTGCATTGGTGGATCGACTCACGCAGACCTGTCGCACCTTGATTCTCAGTTCACAGCCGTTTAATCAGACCTTCGAAGAAGAATTATTGCGGCGTGCCAATGTAGCTGCTGCATATGAAAATCGGCTGGTCGTTCCGAAGGATGAGCTGTTTAAAAAACTGTATCAAACGTTAGAGGAACATGGCGGAATTAACATACGTTTGCTCGACTATACCCATGAGCATCGGTATGAAGAAAAGTACTTCTTTGGTGACTACGAAGGCGAATTTCTTCCTTATGCGATGGAGGTGGACATTACTTCGCGTATTTACAAGCTGGGTTTTGTACATGAGCGTCGCAGCAGCGGGGTGGAAAAGCTGCATTTGATGGGCGGCTTCCATCTGGAGGATCTGATGGTTTACCGCAACGGCAAAACGTATTATGAGACATATACTGCGAATGGTTTCGTGTTTCACGGAATCGACGTGGACCGGTTGCCGGAATTGCGGTAACCACATATTCATCCTACTTTAATGATGGAAGGAAGCAACGATTCTTATGAAGCAGCGTAAATTTAACGTTCTCCTATTGCTGTTCGGCTTGCTGGGCGCCGTAGTAGGCTTCATCTTGGGAGAGCTTATTCTTCACAAATTGATAGGGCACTGGCCGCATATCATCGTGATCGGGCTGTATTTTGGCATCATGGCCCTGTGCATTGGCCTAGGTTGTCTGATCGGCGAACTAATTTCGCCACAGTTAAATGGACACTCATGGCGTCAGCGCTACTCCGGGTTATCCTGGAAGTTACTGGTGCCTGCTACGCTGGTGATGTTGTTCGTGGCAGGTCTGCTATTGGAGTTGGGCTACCAGGTTAATCCTGAAGGGCGCAAGAGCGTACAGGACCTTGTGCTTGTGATTGATAATTCCGGGAGTATGCAGCAAACAGATCCTGATAATGAACGCCTAAC
This window contains:
- a CDS encoding IS3 family transposase translates to MFGNLDAGDEAHKYVTIEKAAKEYPVSELCKLFKVSRSGYYAFLKRRETDRDRDAKALVKKVYEQYNGVYGYRQIQLFLQHDHGVWMNHKKVLRLMQVLGIRSQIRRKHRCNYASSTEGRVAKNPLKQDFKADKPNQKWVTDITQYRVGDCWLYLSAIKDLFNNEIIAYQMSHRNDNELVLQTFRQAWKQQKDVTGLIVHSDQGFQYTSHAYHDMLPKVGARISMSRRGNCYDNASMESFFSHLKTEGLYPYDIRNMDEVQRRIKEYIQFYNQCRPQRKLNKLPPKEYRKQLIA
- a CDS encoding vWA domain-containing protein; the protein is MFSRDRKWFLVIGIICTMIMTSILAWQPQMANAASPSASKVDAVLVVDVSNSMNTSDPGKIGNEAMKMFIDMLSTQNDKVGIVAYTDVVQREKALLNITSEADKQELKTFIDGLNRGAYTDTSVGVKEAIRILQDGKTAGHAPMIVMLADGNNDFNKTTGRTESQSDQDMAQAVAEAKNSGVPIYTIGLNADGKLNKNKLADIAQQTGGKSFITSSADDLPKILSEIFASNLKLKVVPLQSITANGDYQDVTVTVPNDSVLEANISIMSSKPVDARLIDPSGNTKPIPSSDVLLSKSKSYSLIKLLKPVAGDWKLQVKGVQQDQIDINLVFNYDLELKMDAPSAKSYKKGDAVQIRSYLTSNSQQLQDQELYANMNAVLKVKDLDSGTTNEVPLTNAGDSFTGSYTIPDEHDYELTVRAEEKSFYRETQPVTISAKAGATSGTNTGTTQPTTPAEKSKLMPLILLGLGLLVLLVAAYFIWKAVKKANRGFVGQIVLEIRDENTGEKTYPQYKKLNTFRGKFNLHQLLQLAPEFAGTDKVVFTPANQDRIIVRSTPEITIEKSGRAVDTGNGLELKNGDRLTIPLASVDKTILLEFISVNS
- a CDS encoding helix-turn-helix domain-containing protein is translated as MPAKKGQKFKEYTFETKVEAIRLHIEEGWTYRKLMEKFGIADRHRLKEWMRKYKELGEFGLMDQRERRKEYMDQDRYVQKLKRENDMLKKCLEIWMQEMRRTSM
- a CDS encoding tubulin-like doman-containing protein, which encodes MKPVVREHIQQLDVSLGGGIVSDKIRVDTIDNPILIIGLGGTGIDALLRLKYQINRRFKLPADPISKKKSDKPDNVEFLAFETNEQDRNKKYKGIGLDPINEFVLLSNAEIGGLLQNRSILEPYITDWLSPELSITDGMNGAAGVRQAGRLLLFTKINQVVQSIDKKIKTLSEGTNKKLMVFLLSGLSGGTGSGTFLDISYIVRGIIERDYGSAGVDRVNTLGYLFTPDINLANKSLSEHTREYIKKNGYAALKELDYWMNVDSRGERFKQQYGNILTVNSPLPPFNLCHLISATNTEGKLLENAYDYCMNVTAENITNFMASEEKQSGEEFAIHDYISNIRTNIAQMNKAYPANYDYNIIGASSAVLPMEEMTTYLAYRMFGKMSKMFEQSPNQEDVEKFARKLGVDLDSMIKNFESRVPEPLPGFENSERLSYSNVVKMQVVNMDTELEQTFLTRAREEYIKAKKQLPGEITGQFTDQIRRMFLHPEQGPFYVSRMIYTEKGFSLLKMLLSYVETLRESLHRIPTDIEWAREQANEKLGDAKSAFVSKDKKKNAYIEAKINEYWLRADVERTEQLIEFYEDLYDLLNKENSRIYNVFTEILNALSAIFEKNGDLLINGEEQSDHKGNKTYYWNLVSVPDISEVVTKLLDNRNGDDLIRDFAQELLENSDQWVKDQDMDIISSISNFLTDKFGDLITRSMEDFLVMKYGQDEAIEKFVERYIASKLDEEAVPVFHLSNSSGNLYFPSWGFVSVPVQSPNILKGVRNYQNNAIGKSHFTIKESEVRNRIFWLNTRNGVPLFVYTPLKVYEESYEKTILDREGIGRHLVQTGQNNWTNLPSPIPEKSWGETYVNSRVQAYNARIRNDFDRAKSLGVIREKDVDQNTSSRFTVIRSHALDLNAMLAGYDMRLQESKPNLGEVKRAWSELKRLLAEGLEQAGSKDIFGSINEEMAKENLIRSPELTQVVREELAKYTQIEAKATELEALLGKYQDEEKWLDQFIQALYTDTITKKGALYVYDRDEEEEAWEPFANVMKSRNYVEFEVFTNFRGLEEKKFAALMRKADRRDAVLTSSEDITPLLSKLDELAATYTEARNQLEYEKVELANGAELYAFYAQMAGKLNDIRRKLK
- a CDS encoding transcription initiation factor TFIID, yielding MREQLLRYAADYAAAEDQLIGSGDGRSSIHFPSVFLFIGDRMNPVMNTIADINRTKWDNSTGVTYIQIRSQEEHAAVDRSVDAIVHTIAVPEESGHQTIRRDLHQAFYTHESQLIELNTALRRASGHLADYGRLYSSFERVHLSILTTADDPMNVLIPEITLLAEYIFAQSFKSVQMDLYVLVNESDQAVQFGYSSATSVAFMRELDYIQSPEYTFTAPLHMTEDKLTIPVSHAPSPLFDLVYVLSDKNERGVTVPNSLRESCDIICHIQLLKNRYQAGDSYRSQDGGYNNTSFKNNIMTESGRQGYVSAGFSRVNRPNQSIALTVLYHFYVKLLERMRTEQEWDIRDKLNYFGLDAAERGRTRNDLVPGNEAITDMSALMTSGASYGSLKRMTLREAEEALFGQGCEAFFRDNCERLVHKRLGDFQAESGLQSAVNAAAKEYPEIGLFELTDWTDENKTGNVLTAIRGLIRDTSNDLQISAAELDTLYSGRVEDQPFQRLPLMDKHNVRSLIRYLTETVYGHKLHMLRIQADLELLRRYELALEKWHAQAKHITVQLSSLERELHQAATDSIRQADSYTGQNLFEYYERVTEDVMRELESKRGKSIFFDTRHMGPVSGLLDGGLSALVDRLTQTCRTLILSSQPFNQTFEEELLRRANVAAAYENRLVVPKDELFKKLYQTLEEHGGINIRLLDYTHEHRYEEKYFFGDYEGEFLPYAMEVDITSRIYKLGFVHERRSSGVEKLHLMGGFHLEDLMVYRNGKTYYETYTANGFVFHGIDVDRLPELR